The DNA window GCTCGGCTTCCGGAAGCTTGCCCTCCTCGTAGAGCCGTGCGGCCTCTCGATAGCGCTCCTCGATCGCCTGGAGGCCGAGCGCAGCCATGGCGAGTAAGACGAGCACCACCGAGTGGATTGTTAGCATCGCGGATCCGGCCTGTCAAAGACACCTTTGACGCTGAGTTAGTATGGGACGCGATGAAGAGCGCCTCGCTACTCGTGATGGCAACACTCCTCGGTCTCGCGAGCGCGATGTACGAACAAGGCGCTCGAGAGCCTTATCCCGTCGGGGGCGATATCCGCAAGCCGGAGCGAACCCACTTCGTTTCGCCGGAATACCCGGCCGAGGCGCAGGCACAGAACGTTCAGGCACTCGTCATCGTCGAGCTGACGTTGAAGCCCGACGGAACGGTCGGCGACGTCAGGGCGTTGCGTGGGCCCGAACCGCTGCTCCCGGCGGCGATGGCCGCCGCTCGACAATGGCGCTATGCCCCGACGATCGTGAACGGAGAGGCGGTGCCCATTCGTTTTGCCGAGACCGTCTTGTTCCTGCTCCGCCCGCCGGCCGAGCCTCCTCCCCCAGGACGGCTCGGTGGAAACGGAATGTACCTGAGACCACCGTCCCCGGGAACCACCAGCGCCTCCTACGCCGATTGGGAGGTCGAGGGCGAAGCGTTTACCTGCTGTCCGTGCGACACACCCTGTCCTTGCCGCTCGAACGCAGCGCCCTCGCATCCGCCCTGTCACGCCACGACGGCGCAGCATTTCTTTCGCGGGCATTACGGAAGTGTCGACTTGACCGGCGTCACCTACGTCACTCTGGGCCCGGAGACATGGACCGCGATCTATTTCAGCGAGGAGATGTCCGAGTCTCAGCAACGAGCCATCCTCGACATCTACGCGAGCATGGCGCCAGGGGCGCCGCAAGTCTATCGATCCGTACG is part of the Vicinamibacteria bacterium genome and encodes:
- a CDS encoding TonB family protein → MKSASLLVMATLLGLASAMYEQGAREPYPVGGDIRKPERTHFVSPEYPAEAQAQNVQALVIVELTLKPDGTVGDVRALRGPEPLLPAAMAAARQWRYAPTIVNGEAVPIRFAETVLFLLRPPAEPPPPGRLGGNGMYLRPPSPGTTSASYADWEVEGEAFTCCPCDTPCPCRSNAAPSHPPCHATTAQHFFRGHYGSVDLTGVTYVTLGPETWTAIYFSEEMSESQQRAILDIYASMAPGAPQVYRSVRTGPIHYEANPDRTSKRVVIPGVLEMESSLRTGADRLTALGMDIWSNRIAYGTTGVYRYADPQLGEAWDHSGRQSNHKTFRTTKAMFDRRQMLIQLGDGSGRWTPAQERLIACLK